The Lycium barbarum isolate Lr01 chromosome 4, ASM1917538v2, whole genome shotgun sequence nucleotide sequence ATAGGCTATTATGAGTTCAAGACAGGCCGCTATGGTGAAATCGGTAGACAATGCTGCTCTCAGGGGCGACTCAATGAAATTGATGACCTAAAGTCGATTTAAAAAAAAGGCCCTGATTTTAATAAAACTTATATATGTTTATttgatttcttttcatttttgttttGTTATGATCATGTACGGACTATCTTTTACATATCTTCACCCGTGCCGGATGCTACATGTAAATATTCGGATTATCTGAATCGAAAATTTTGACCCGGAGCATAAATGTATGTATAAAAAATTACTAAAAGGCAAGAAATAGTCACTCTAGCTCACAGTTTTACAAATAAAATGAGTTTAATACAAAAAAAAACCTTAAAGATTGAACTCATAAAATTTAAACTCTGAATCCACCTCTAATCTTGATCATATTCAACCACTTGCTAGCTCCCGCCGTTGAAGCTATTTAGTAACTCTATTCACCAAAGTTTCGGATTAGATTTGCAACAAACATCATAGTATATATAATAGTTTTTAAAAAAACAAGCATAAactagtattttttttattttattttttaataataattATTCTATAATTTAAAAAATTGGGGCCCTTAATTTTGGGAGGCTTAAAGCAACTGCTTTAGTTGCTTCCCCCATGTGTCGGCCTTGATCGACATATGAGGATGCATAAAGCTGAATGTGTGCAGAATATATTGACGATGTGGCTTCTAATTTTGTAATTTTGCGTGATTAAATCTGGACTAAAATAATTGTATAATTAGTCGATGACATGGTCATTTCCTTGTTGAAGTAACCGGCTCAAGTTGCATCTTCTGATAGCTGTAGTGGGAAACTGGGGACTTTCTTGAGTTACGGGCACAATAGGAAGGTACCACGGGCTCCACCTAATAATAAACAGAGGGGATAGTTTCAAAGACTTCCTCGGTTTCGTTTCActcacttctcttatgatttaTGATATTACGCTTgccttatttattttaattttttttgtaacGATTCATTTAATTTATTAgttattaatataaaaaattatgatATGACTAAGTTGCCCTTTTTAATGTACTATTcaattttaaaactttttaaaaacTCCTTTAGAATCATTCTTTTTCCATCTTCCATAAAACTTATTTTTGTTTAAAATGGTCTTATTATTCATAATTCGTGGTAAAATCGCTCATAATAGTGTCAGCAATTAGGATGATATTTAAAACATAAGAATGTTAGTTTAATATGACTTTAATCATGGAATGGGAAAAGAAGATGATTAAATTAGGACAAAGGGTATGTTAATTTGTTTGCATTCCAACTGATATGAAAAGGGTTTTGAGTTATTCAACATTTGATATTAAACTCTTCATCTTCAATAAAAATTACACAAACCAAATTAATTTCCAGTATCGCAGAGATCTTGACAAATAatgaataaaaatattttttttcttaattcaTAAAAAGGAAGCTTTGAATTTCATGATTCTGGTGATTCTGGACTCTTATATTCACAAAAAACTCTACTTGAAAGCTTATTAGAATAGGTCTTTACAATAATGTTTCAAAAGTTACATGTGGATTTGGGGGGTGAATAGGTGGAACTGTGAATAAATCCTCTGCCTAATTAATGAGGCGACGGTGGCCAAATCGGTGTCATCAACTCCGAGTGTTATATGCCTTGAACTAATTCGATCTTCTTATCATGTTTaattttttcttaaatattttatcTTTGTAGTTGGCTCATTATCTTCACGAGTTTAGCAGAAGGTTTAATGGGAGATGGAATATTACTTTAAAGGAAGATGAAATGGAATTTGTTTAAAAGAGATTttacaaaaataaattaaataaaaggataTATTAAAAAAGGGCAAATTAGTCGGATCATAATTTTTTacattaataattaataaattaaatcaactattacaaaaaaatcaaaataagggAGGTAAACGTAATATCGTAAACCACAAGGGAGATGAGTGAAACGAAGCCAAACCTGAGGGGAGGTCTCCGAAATTATCCCTAAAAAGAGATAATTACCATTCAATGCCTCTCAATGATCTAATTTACAAAATAGTCAGCAAATACATAGgttatgtatattaaatataaaacatacatataatatacaaataatatatataaatatacataatcaatATATATGTTCCGTATATTTTGATTAGCGCCCATAATCAATATCGGCCGATCGAGGGGCCAAAATGAAAAAATTCCTAACAAAAATATGTGCTAAAACTTTAAGCTATTCATACTAACAGTGTAAATTATGCAATTACTTTCCAGTTTATCATATCAGACTTATTAGGAAGAGTTACTTGCTAATGTATAGGCCAATGTATGCAAATAAATTAGGAGTATGATGAAATGAATAAAATCTCTCGTCCTTAACACGAGTTTATCTAGTTCAAGTCCTGCGAATGAGGAACTCCTGATAAGGAGTAATTCTCCTTATGAGTGCTATGGGGAGCAAATTCAAATTAACCAGACAATAAAATCTAAACACCGAATGATTATatggataaaaaaaaatcaatatataaaaataaaatatatgtcaaACTGTGGGAACCCAAACTAATCTTTTCAACAGTTGGCAAAGGAAGCTGCTAAATAGCAGAGTAAAAACTGTAAGATTTATCGTTTCAAATTATTATTATCCGTAGAAAAGAAGGGATAACGGATCTATTCTCCTCAATATTGCAAACATAAGttttcaattaattaattaagttttcAATCTTATTCTACgggaaatataataaaaatactattATAAGTAATTGTGAACCACATACCTAGCTTAATTAGATTTGGATCACAATGAGAATATATTTCTACACGTAAATTTTCTTAAAATGTAAGAGTTATAATCCTTAAAATAACATAAACTACCTCGTAACTACATGTAAAGATGTTTTATGGTATTACTCATTTATTATGCTACGTTATATAACTTGAACACATAAAATATACAGATTTGCCAGAACCTCGTCCGTACATGTAAAAACTTACCCAAACCTATACTATTTGCCAAACCAATGAACATAGAACATATAGGTCTGCTATATAGTACGTTGTTATTACTTAACTACTATGATTAAATTAGTAGATATTCTCACCTCAATTTTTGATATTTAACCTAATAAATTTATGTGATTTGACGTAAATATTAGGTGTAAAAACTATACTCGTAAAACAAGGGACGAAACGAACAAAAAATATTTAACTTCATAATCCGAGAAAAACATAAAGGAAAACCCAATTAGAACCGCATGAGAACTGCAAAAAGGTCATACTACGAAATATAATTCATTCAACGAGACATACAAACAAATAGCGCAACTGGCGCTAATTAATTCCAACAATGAAAAATCCGAATCAAATTAACCCCATGAGTAATGGGGaacaattaaaaaaatgaaaatccagAAGCAACTTCAAAAATAATGAAGAAAAGGGTGCAAATCATTTAGGGACAAGTGAAGCCCTTTGGTGCATCCTTACTGCAAACATTGAGAAGTAAGCTAAGTGAAATAGGGAGATTAAGGTTAATCCCCAAAATATTAGTCTTAAGTGCAGTGCAAAGGCATACTGCAGCCTCCAAATCCACAAGATTTTCAATAAGACTGCAGCATGGTTTAACAGGTGGAGTTCCAAGTGTTACATTCAGTAAACCATTAAGCACGTTAGCACAAACACCTAATTTTAAGGCATCAGTTGGGCATTTGCCTTGTGAATTAGGTGAAGGGCTTGGTGTTGGCTTTGGTTTTGGTTTAAGGCCAGGACAAGTGTTGCATGCACTAACAACAGTGAAAAAAAGGACATTGAATACTATAAAGAGGGCAAGTGACTTCGCCATCTTGATCTCAAAGCTAGTGCAATATTTGCTAATtagagaaatgtgttgatttctGATGATGAAGAATGTATTGATATGGTGAGGTATTTATAGGGTGGATTTGTAAGGAGGGGGATTAAAAGAATTACAAGACATCATTCTTTAATCTATGTGTAAGTCAGGAATTTAGCCTGGCAATGAGAATTAGCATATTTTTGTAGATCTTGGAAACATGTGAAGTAGGAAATTAAAACAAGTTGCCATGTTCCTCTCGCTGAGTTCCAAAATCCAGGAATTTAATTGTTTTATTTCGTAGCCCTTGATTTTTGCCCAGAATGTCATGGTACTTAATCAATATTAAACGTTTTATTTTATGTACACCTACAGTTTTACATTATTAGTGTATTTTAACATGATTTAGCAGGTAATGtaccttatttttttaaaattattaatccCACTTTAATTTTCTTGTTAGTTAGATGTAATTTTCTAAGTAACTGTAAAAATTATTTACGATATTAGTGTATATAGTAATCAATTAGTAATATGCTTTGACGCATtgaaaatatttagcaaaaaaGAAATTAGGGACAAACAACATGCATTTACAGGTTAGTCGCCCTCTTTGCTTGGACGTAAATTTTGCTGGGTTATCACTTTTTAGGATAATGTTTAGtgattcttttctttttgtttctctTGTAATTTATGGATCTTTTggatcataatctaaaaattcCGTTTGAATGAACTGAAAATCTTGAAAAAATATTATATCATGATCTAAAATTTAATAGACGTTAGATGATAATCTAATCTTTTGTCTGTACCAAAAACTATATTTGCACAACTTTATATATACAGACAAAATTTAGAAAAGGAACATTTGTGTGAATG carries:
- the LOC132635092 gene encoding 14 kDa proline-rich protein DC2.15-like, with the protein product MAKSLALFIVFNVLFFTVVSACNTCPGLKPKPKPTPSPSPNSQGKCPTDALKLGVCANVLNGLLNVTLGTPPVKPCCSLIENLVDLEAAVCLCTALKTNILGINLNLPISLSLLLNVCSKDAPKGFTCP